Proteins from one Emys orbicularis isolate rEmyOrb1 chromosome 2, rEmyOrb1.hap1, whole genome shotgun sequence genomic window:
- the LOC135875168 gene encoding zinc finger protein 260-like — MKDPAKRAAQKTHMCPDCGKSFSKKGNLKRHQRIHTAEELYPCGECGRRFTTRGHLTTHQSIHTGERPFQCDECGRCFRLEICLAAHQKTHTKGGPYICVHCGKSLSTRIYFSIHMRTHKEKRPYACTECGKSFVKKGTLTAHKEIHKRDKPFKCSDCSRCFGQSATLVAHQKIHLRGGPFICTECGKSLSTKRYFNVHQRNHAKQRLQEATGHVNGVPLRVIQIKEEPDVTFKQEDSFSLGKNVTIPGAHSEDGPQEGPDCGTQSSPKILVSTPWGIQTKEEPDTYPEHERNIITVAHQNSYIKEEPQASPDYDNQFNPKMPLFPPWGIQATKEAGVDNEHQRDVTMIGSLAACQKPRIKEEPQESTDRGSNFSQKTSLGTIQRIQIKEGAGADGEHGESCSPKKKHRKRQRTSEEGTSGACTESRANTKCKKNPLTKDGPKAERIFPCPECGKSFNQKSNLTRHRKIHTSEGPYKCNECGESFRMNRKLIRHQRIHMSEPFKCTECGKSFTQRSNLVRHQRIHTREEPYKCPECEKTFNQKANLFRHQTIHIRMGPCKCTKCGKCFTQKKNLIRHQTLHSRGGAYKCTVCGKRYRLKKYLRRHQKIHMREGPTGRAKRGGKLGAPASISNHPQTHPEQRALPAVKSEESNL; from the coding sequence ATGAAAGACCCTGCAAAGCGCGCGGCCCAGAAGACGCATATGTGCCCAGACTGTGGGAAATCCTTCAGCAAGAAGGGAAATCTGAAGAGAcaccagaggatccacacagcAGAGGAGCTCTACCCGTGCGGTGAGTGTGGGAGGCGCTTCACCACGAGGGGACACCTTACCACCCACCAGAGcatccacaccggagagaggcCTTTCCAGTGTGACGAGTGCGGACGGTGCTTCCGGCTGGAGATATGCCTGGCTGCTCACCAGAAGACACACACCAAAGGCGGGCCGTATATCTGTGTCCACTGTGGGAAGAGCCTGAGCACACGCATCTACTTCAGCATCCACATGAGAACCCACAAGGAAAAGCGGCCGTACGCCTGCAccgagtgcgggaagagctttgTGAAGAAGGGGACGCTGACGGCACACAAGGAGATACACAAACGGGATAAGCCTTTCAAGTGCTCCGACTGCAGCCGGTGCTTTGGCCAGAGCGCAACACTGGTGGCTCACCAGAAAATCCACCTCCGCGGGGGGCCATTCATATGCaccgagtgcgggaaaagcttgaGCACCAAGAGGTATTTTAACGTCCACCAGAGGAACCACGCAAAGCAGAGGCTACAGGAAGCCACTGGACATGTAAATGGCGTGCCTCTCCGGGTCATCCAGATTAAAGAGGAACCGGACGTGACCTTCAAGCAGGAGGATAGCTTTAGCCTGGGGAAGAACGTTACAATACCAGGAGCTCACTCAGAGGACGGACCCCAGGAAGGTCCTGATTGTGGAACCCAATCCAGCCCAAAGATCCTTGTTAGCACTCCGTGGGGAATCCAGACTAAGGAGGAACCAGACACATACCCCGAACACGAGAGAAATATCATTACAGTAGCCCACCAGAACTCTTACATTAAGGAGGAACCACAAGCCAGCCCCGACTATGACAACCAATTCAATCCAAAGATGCCTCTCTTTCCTCCATGGGGAATCCAGGCTACAAAGGAAGCTGGGGTGGACAACGAACACCAGAGGGATGTCACTATGATCGGCAGTCTTGCGGCATGCCAGAAACCCCGCATCAAGGAAGAACCACAGGAGAGTACCGACCGTGGAAGCAACTTCAGTCAAAAGACATCTCTTGGCACCATCCAGAGGATCCAGATTAAAGAGGGAGCCGGGGCAGATGGCGAACATGGGGAAAGCTGCAGCCCaaagaaaaaacacagaaaacgCCAGAGAACCAGCGAAGAGGGGACTTCTGGTGCATGTACCGAGAGCCGGGCAAACACAAAATGCAAGAAAAATCCCTTGACGAAGGACGGTCCCAAAGCGGAGAGGATATTTCCGTGTcccgagtgtgggaaaagcttcaaccaGAAGTCGAATCTTACTAGGCACCGGAAGATCCACACCAGTGAGGGGCCTTATAAGTGCAACGAGTGCGGGGAGAGTTTCCGGATGAACAGGAAGCTCATCAggcatcagaggatccacatgAGCGAGCCCTTTAAATGCaccgagtgtgggaaaagcttcacccAGCGGTCAAACCTCGTGAGGCACCAGCGGATCCACACCAGGGAGGAGCCGTACAAATGTCCCGAATGCGAGAAGACCTTCAATCAGAAGGCCAACCTCTTCAGGCACCAGACGATCCACATCAGGATGGGACCGTGCAAATGCACCAagtgtgggaaatgcttcactCAGAAGAAAAACCTTATTAGACACCAGACACTGCACTCCAGGGGCGGGGCTTATAAATGCACGGTGTGTGGGAAACGGTACAGGCTGAAAAAATATCTGAGGAGGCACCAGAAAATCCATATGAGGGAGGGACCCACCGGGCGTGCAAAACGGGGGGGAAAGCTGGGGGCACCGGCGAGCATTAGCAACCACCCCCAGACCCACCCAGAACAAAGAGCGCTCCCGGCTGTGAAAAGTGAGGAGAGCAATCTCTAG